Proteins co-encoded in one Actinomadura luteofluorescens genomic window:
- a CDS encoding response regulator: MNPVRVLVVDDQELVREGIASLLGIQPGIEVIGTAADGAAAVDLAASADVVLMDVRMPGMDGVTATTAVLGRAPSCKVVMLTTFDDEEYIVQAMRAGAAGYLLKNLPAAELAAAVRLACSGIAQFDATIARRLAAALPDPGLLTPRETDVLRLVAAGATNKEIAARLYLSEGTIKNHISRILQRLGLRDRTQAALYARDNDLL, translated from the coding sequence GTGAACCCCGTGCGTGTCCTCGTCGTCGACGACCAGGAACTGGTCCGCGAGGGAATCGCCTCCCTTCTCGGCATCCAGCCCGGCATCGAGGTGATCGGCACCGCGGCCGACGGCGCCGCCGCAGTCGACCTGGCCGCGTCCGCCGACGTCGTCCTGATGGACGTCCGCATGCCCGGCATGGACGGCGTCACGGCCACCACCGCGGTTCTCGGCCGCGCCCCGTCCTGCAAGGTCGTGATGCTAACCACGTTCGACGACGAGGAGTACATCGTCCAGGCCATGCGCGCCGGAGCGGCCGGCTACCTGCTCAAGAACCTGCCGGCGGCCGAACTCGCCGCCGCCGTCCGCCTCGCCTGCTCCGGCATCGCCCAGTTCGACGCGACGATCGCCCGCCGCCTCGCCGCCGCCCTCCCCGACCCCGGCCTGCTCACCCCCCGCGAGACCGACGTCCTGCGCCTCGTCGCCGCCGGCGCCACCAACAAGGAGATCGCCGCGCGCCTCTACCTGAGTGAGGGCACGATCAAGAACCACATCTCCCGCATCCTCCAGCGCCTGGGCCTGCGCGACCGCACCCAGGCCGCCCTCTACGCCCGCGACAACGACCTCCTCTAA
- a CDS encoding sensor histidine kinase: MSSTRPVPWVSPLLCLAVLAGGVYYALVDADPSARQAGFSALLLLLIGLDVLERHIPAAVLLITRTALYIAVNALDSSGVSRVLFVLIPFSAYFTFGRRIAIILGASCAAALPVVFTIRVPGWQTRAEYVSDLVMFALGIVLAITMAAVAVRERQARVRLEQVMQEVEALSAAQERNRLAREIHDSLGHHLTAIAVQLEKATAFAELDPPGARDAVANARWSADQALTEVRHSVRTLGRRPFCLTDALTELIDHLNGDRLTITLDVTGEETGRPTTSLTALYRAAQEALTNTCRHSGATNVRLSLAYDDSGASLTVADDGQGFDLREGFGLQGFGLRGMRERVAQLGGYLDLASTPAGTTISIRVSW, from the coding sequence ATGTCCTCGACGCGCCCGGTGCCCTGGGTGTCGCCCCTCCTCTGCCTGGCAGTACTGGCCGGAGGCGTGTACTACGCGCTCGTGGACGCCGACCCCTCTGCCCGACAGGCCGGATTCTCCGCGCTTCTGCTCCTGCTGATCGGACTCGACGTCCTCGAACGGCACATTCCAGCGGCCGTTCTCCTCATCACTCGAACGGCGCTCTATATCGCGGTCAACGCGCTCGACAGCTCCGGGGTCTCGCGGGTCCTGTTCGTGCTCATTCCGTTCAGCGCGTACTTCACCTTCGGACGGCGGATCGCGATCATCCTCGGCGCCTCCTGCGCCGCCGCGCTGCCGGTGGTGTTCACCATCCGGGTCCCGGGCTGGCAGACCCGCGCGGAGTACGTCTCCGACCTGGTGATGTTCGCCCTCGGCATCGTCCTCGCGATCACGATGGCGGCCGTCGCGGTCCGCGAACGGCAGGCCCGCGTCCGGCTCGAACAGGTCATGCAGGAGGTCGAGGCCCTATCCGCCGCCCAGGAACGCAACCGGCTCGCCCGCGAGATCCACGACAGCCTCGGCCACCACCTCACCGCGATCGCCGTCCAACTGGAGAAGGCCACCGCGTTCGCCGAACTCGACCCGCCCGGCGCCCGGGACGCCGTCGCCAACGCCCGCTGGTCGGCCGACCAAGCGCTCACCGAGGTCCGTCACTCGGTGCGCACGCTTGGCCGGCGGCCCTTCTGCCTCACTGACGCCCTCACCGAACTGATCGACCACCTCAACGGCGACCGCCTCACCATCACCCTCGACGTGACCGGCGAGGAAACCGGACGCCCGACGACCTCCCTCACCGCGCTCTACCGTGCCGCGCAGGAGGCCCTGACCAACACCTGCCGCCACTCCGGCGCCACCAACGTCCGGCTCTCCCTCGCCTACGACGACTCCGGGGCGAGCCTCACCGTCGCCGACGACGGCCAGGGTTTCGACCTGCGCGAAGGATTCGGACTACAAGGATTCGGACTACGCGGCATGCGCGAACGTGTCGCACAACTCGGCGGCTACCTCGACCTGGCGAGCACCCCCGCCGGCACCACGATCTCGATCAGGGTGTCCTGGTGA